DNA sequence from the Candidatus Methylomirabilota bacterium genome:
CGCCGGGCCAGCTCCTCCGGGGTGGGCTCGCGGCCCATCTCGTTGACCATCAGGCGATTGACGCGCGAGATGCGGTTGAGCGTCTCCACCATGTGCACCGGGATGCGGATGGTGCGCGAGTGATCGGCGATCGCGCGAGTGATGGCCTGCCGGATCCACCACGTGGCATACGTCGAGAACTTGAAGCCACGGCGGTACTGGAAGCGGTCCACCGCCTTCATGAGCCCGAGGTTGCCCTCCTGGACCAGGTCCAGCAGCGACAACTCGCTCCCGAGATAGCGCTTGGCCACCGAGACGACGAGGCGGAGGTTGGCCTCCATCAGCTCCTTCTTCGCCTGGCGGACCACGCGGTCGTGGCTCTCGATCTCGGCGAGGGCGGCGAGCAGCGGCTTGCGCGCAAGGCCCGCCTCGGTCTCCAGGGCGTGCAGCTCGGCCCGACCGGTCGCGGCGCGCATCCGCTCCGCGAGCTGGCGGACCTCGACCACGAGCCCGTCGATGAGGGCCGGCTTGAGCGGCAGCTTCTCGACGATGCTCCGCACCGAGGCGCCATTCTGCGCGATCCACTTGCCGTAGTTGGCTCGCGTGGACGCGGCCCGGCGCTTCGCCGCCAGCGACTCGCGGAGCCGCTGGCTCTCGCGCTCGAGCCGCCGCATGCGCGCAAAGGCGGTCATGATCGGACGCACCTGCTCCGGGCTGGGCTCGCCACCCTCGGGCAGGATGATCACGTCGTCCAGGGGAACCTCGGAGCGGCGGAGCCGATCCACCAGCACGAGCAGCCGATCGACGGCCATCGGAATGTCGGCGAGCGCCCCGCGCAGCTTGATCTGGCCCGCCTCGATGCGCTGGCCGATCTCGACCTCCTGCCGGGCGGTGAGCAGGCGAACTTTACCGATCTCCTTCAGGTAAATCCGTACCGGGTCCTCCCCTTCCGCCGGGGAGGGCCGGAGCGCCTCCTCGCTGAGCCCGGACTCTTCGGCGGCAGGCTGCAGCTCCTCCCGCTCGTCCTCGACGCCGACCTCGGTCTGCGGCTCGGTGGGCTTCGGGCGGAGCACACGCACCGAGGCACGTCGCTTAGGACGAGGTGCCTCTGTAGTCGGCCAAACAACCGCCACTTCAGCCGTATTCGCCGTCTGAGTATCCCTAAAGGTCATCGCGGCCCTTCCATTTCCTGATTACCTACCGGTGAGCTGCCGGCCAAGCCGACACGTCCATCCAGATATTTAGAGGGCGCCGACCCTTCTGTCGTTTCAGGACGTGTGGCCTGGAAACGCCCAGCCGTCGCGCACGGTTTCCCCCGTCGTGCAAGTTGAAAGACGCGTGCCAACCCGACCGTATTCGCGAGGGGAAAACCGAGCCGGGAGGGGCCTGCCTATTCCGAGGGCTCGAGGGTGAGGTCGAAGCCGATCGTGACCTCGTTGCCCACTTTGAAGAACAGTCGGCTGGGCGGCTGGACGCCGAAATCGGTGAGCCGGATGCGGGACTCCCCGCGTACCCATACGCGATCCTCGCGGAGGCGAACCCGAGCCAAGAACGTGACGGATCGCTCCACGCCGCGCAGGGCGAGCCCGCCCTTGACCGTGAGCAGGGTATCGGCCGAAGGTGTCACCGCGTTGAACGACGGCTCGACGCTGCCGATCGTGAACCGGATCTCCGGGAACCGGTCGACGTCGAGCACCTTGCGCATGTCGCGGTCCCGGGTCTCATTCCCGGTGCGGAGCGCGGCGACGCGGACCCGGGCCACCCCCGTGATGCTGGCGCGGAGATCGGCGGTG
Encoded proteins:
- a CDS encoding sigma-70 family RNA polymerase sigma factor yields the protein MRVLRPKPTEPQTEVGVEDEREELQPAAEESGLSEEALRPSPAEGEDPVRIYLKEIGKVRLLTARQEVEIGQRIEAGQIKLRGALADIPMAVDRLLVLVDRLRRSEVPLDDVIILPEGGEPSPEQVRPIMTAFARMRRLERESQRLRESLAAKRRAASTRANYGKWIAQNGASVRSIVEKLPLKPALIDGLVVEVRQLAERMRAATGRAELHALETEAGLARKPLLAALAEIESHDRVVRQAKKELMEANLRLVVSVAKRYLGSELSLLDLVQEGNLGLMKAVDRFQYRRGFKFSTYATWWIRQAITRAIADHSRTIRIPVHMVETLNRISRVNRLMVNEMGREPTPEELARRTGVPARKVRLILESSRKPLSLETPIGEDSDLGDFLEDKTAESPNDSLISQDLTNQVDRALATLSPKEKEILRLRFGIGEEGEHTLEEVGKRFSVTRERIRQIETKALRKLRHPLRGRALKAFVEN
- a CDS encoding YceI family protein, translating into MTLRTLLAGMLVTVLFLPASAESRRWLPNPAKSVVTFDATHQLGDFSGRGEGVTGEFQIDTADLRASITGVARVRVAALRTGNETRDRDMRKVLDVDRFPEIRFTIGSVEPSFNAVTPSADTLLTVKGGLALRGVERSVTFLARVRLREDRVWVRGESRIRLTDFGVQPPSRLFFKVGNEVTIGFDLTLEPSE